In Saimiri boliviensis isolate mSaiBol1 chromosome 13, mSaiBol1.pri, whole genome shotgun sequence, the genomic window TCAGGAAAGGAACCTCTGCTATCTCTCTgagagcttttttgttttgtttagaggtCAATTACTTCCCATTTGGGGAACTTGTGAACATTAAGAGGTGACTGGAGTGAGCGATGGAGATAAGAGGCTGATTGCTTACAGAGCGGCTCCCTGGTAAAAGCTCTGCAGAGGATAAGCAGTTGTCGGTAAGAGACACACAAAAAGGGGCAGCTTTCAGTGCAGAGGAGAGATTATGGAGACGGAAGACAGGCAGCTGGGGATGGGCCTGATGAGCTGGGAGAGCCATGCGTTTTAAAGTGATCGTGACAGGCAGAGAGTGGGGAGATGGGGGAAGAGAGCTTTCCTTCACTATCCTTTAGGAATGAATTCTTTGCTGTCCTGTGAATCTCAGACTTCCTTGCTGTGGTCTGAAGGAAAAGCCAGGTGGATTGTACGTGGACAAGGTTTTtgttataggtttttttttttttttttttttttttttggccagccAAATATAGATACCACATCAATCTGGGGAGCATAACAAAAAATGTGACAGGCAAATGGAACATCTAAAGGATCTTGGGTGTACATGTAACTGACACCCCTTCCCGCCTCCCACACCCCTTCAGCCAACTGAATGCAGTTGTTCTAGAGCTAGcttgaattatatctcaaacTTCTGTAAAATATGGCTCTGGCTTTGGCATatacctgtttcttttctctattccAAAGTCCTAGAGCTTTCTTGGAGCCTCTCCCAGTAAACAGTGTCATTCCCATGGTAATCACCAGTATGAACCCCCATCCTCCATGTAGCTTTCTCTAGCACCCCAGCTTGGGCCGGATTTTCTTTCTGTCTAGAGTGAACTTAATGTCTGTCCTATTTGACATGCAGCATAAACCACCTTGTATTTTTAGATAACTTCCACGAGTTGGTCTTTGCTTTCCCAATTAGAAAATACATTCCTTGAGAGTGGcagccacattttatttttttttcttgtgtcccTACCAGGAATGTTCAGCAATAACTGAGTTACTGATGATTAAACTGAGCCTCTTTCTTTCCCCGTTCACTCTGACCCTTGACCCAACCACCCCTGACCTTCCTGTACCTCTCCCTGTGGTCACAGAGGTGTAGAGAAGGCATGGGAGTCTTTCATTCAGCCTAAATCCAGAGACAAGGTTATTTGAAACATCACATACCTAGTAACTGCTTCTTCTGTTACTATTCTATGTTAGGAGAGGGTGAGAGGTTAAAGGAAATAACATTGATTAATTTCCTACTCAGTACCAAGTACTTCTCAATCCAAACTACAGTGACCTATATTTTTGGGGTAGATATCTTAcctagaggattttaaaaaaattaacatatagcATTTTAGAATTTGATAATAGAAACATTTAATAAAACCCACTTAACCATTGAGGACTGAACAGATTATAACTCAGTGGCAGCGTTGGACTGAAACTCACCTGTCATGGATCTAAGGCAAGTGTCTGAGGGTGAGACCGCTGCTCCTGTTAGGAATGacctaagtgaaagaagactgGCAGCACTCTATGACAATTCTCTTGAGATGGAGATTTTCAATATaatctccactttttttttcccctcagttttGTTGACCAAATTGACTCACTGATattcctaaatttaaaatatgtataatcacTTTTTAATCCTGGGGCACAACAGTATAATTGAAAGATACtgttggggccaggcacggtggctcatgcctgtaatcccagcactgtgggaggctgaggcaggcagatcacaaagtcaggagttcgagaccagcctggccaacatggtgaaacctcatctctactaaaactacaaaaattagccgagcatggtggtagaagcctgtaatcccagctactcaggaggctgaggcaggagaattgcttaaacctgggaagtggaggttgctgtgagccgagattgcaccactgcactctacctggCTAACAGAACAAGTCTCCATtggtggggcaggggtggaggggaaggggaagaacgATACTGTGAAGTGTTTCTGAACACACTTTTATTAGCAGTGAACATGGATAAATAAGGGCTGGGCTCgataactcacacctgtaatcccaagactttgagaagctgaggcgggaggatcacttgagccagcctgggcatcacagggagaccctctctctacacaaactcaaaaaaatgagctgggtgtgatggcatgcacctattgtcccagctgcttggaaggctgaggagggaagatggTTCAAGCCTGGGAGATGCAGGcgccagtgagctatgataatacCATGCCaatacaccccagcctgggcagcagagcaagaccctagctcaatttaagaaagaaagaaagaaagaaaggaaagaaagagaaaagagatacgTGGTAAAAAACCAAAGGAGAGAAAACGTAAGAAAAtgatagtaaaaaaaattaattactacTCTTTTTAAGCTTAAACAAATATACACTTTAAGGGATGAAAGCTATCAACAGTCAGGTATAGTTTACATACCCTCAAGCAGTCTGCTTCTCACTTTAGTAAAACAACCAGGCcatatgagaaatgagaaaattcaggGGTAGTACATTGGAATTAAATATGGGAATTTATCAAATAAGAGAATTTAACCTTTGATAAGTCAGTAGTCCTGCGGGATGAATAATTAgagttttcattatttaaaaatgcaatccAAGGGGGAATAAAGGCCAGCTTTTCCTactaaattttctataaaatctgTCTTACCAAACACACAGTTTTGTATTTGATCCCATGTCCGTATGAATAAAATGAGTCTGTTTTCATTCTTGAATTTGCGTGACCTCAGATATATGGGGGTGAAGATGTCAAAATTTCACAATTTTAGAAAGCCTAAAGGTCAGGCTTTCTACTCATCTTTTTATGACTTTGGGGGGCACTTGGAGGTCTGTTTACCTGGCACAGAACTTAGAAACTGCTGATGCGCCAAAGAAAACCtccaaagagggagagaggagtgcGAGGGAACAAATCAGGAAACCTACTTCCAGGACTGAATCGGTTTTGTTTACCTGGCACTTCTGGGCTTCATTTCTACTTTAATTAGAAATTGTTTCAAGGTAATGGCAAATATCTGTTCTAGCGGGCTACACACACGcaaccacacacacacttaggCCGCGTATTTATTGGAGATGCTGTGCTGTACAAAGAGATAAAATGCATGATAGTGAAAGGGACCGGAATGTGGAGCCTACTTCCAGGAGAGCAACTGTGGCCAGAAAAGAGCATTCCTCTGGATTAACAGAGTCCCCACGGGAGCAGCCTTGCCGGATGTTTAAACCCCACAGAAGGAGGCTCAAGGCAGGTACTTCTCCGTGAACCTCCTGGATCCTCAAGTTCCCGGCTTTTCAGCTCCCTTTCCGCACTCTggtcctcctctctttcttcccgcTCCTGCTGTCATTAATTGGGGGTTGGTAGGCCCGCTAGATCACCATCTCCATTCAACGGCAATGCCCCGCGGCCAATGCGTACACATTCAAGAGCCTGTCAGGCCCCTGGTGTTGAAGTCCCAAAGGTCACGTGCCTCACTCAGTACTGCTCCCACACCCTAAACTGCCAGCCAGCCGCCGTTTTCTTCAGTCCCTGTGTAGCTTGGTGGGTGACCGGTGGAGAGGTCGCCTTTTGAGGGAAGAACGTCCGAGGCAGGGCCTTTAGCTGGGTGACTCTGGTGCAGATCGCAGTTGCAGAGACCGCCCCGGAAAGAAGCGCCATTGAGTAGCCGCTACCCTCCACCGCCGCGTCCCCTTGTCCTTGCCACGACCtgcgggaggaggggagggcaccGAGCTTCTGGCCCTGGTGGGCAGAGTAAGGCGGAGGCGCCTCACCAGGCCCTGACGCCCTGCAGCGTGGCTGCCAGATGTCCCTGCGGAGTGGCACTCGGGCCACCGGGTCCGAAGCCCGCGCTGCTCAGTGATGTGTGTGGCGCAGGACCCGAGGGCCCGCCCGCGTAGCAGCCACCGTAGCCTGCGCCGTAGGGTGCTCCGGTGTGCCCTCCGTAGCAGGAATAGGGCGACACCACGGCGCCGTAGGGGCTGGGGAAGGCGGGAGCGCCCGGGCCGGGGCCCAGGCAGGGCTTGCCATCTCTCACCAGCACCGGCACCGCCACCCGGCGCGGCGCTAGAGGGTGGCCGGCTAGTTCCAGCGACTTGTCCTGGCGCTGTCTCTTGCACTTGTAGCGTCGGTTCTGGAACCAGATCTTGACTTGCGTGGACGTGAGCTGCAGCGCGCTGGCCAGGTGCTCGCGCTCCGGCGCTGACAGGTACCGCTGCTGCTTGAAGCGCCGCTCCAGGGCCAGCACCTGCGCCTGCGAGAAGAGCACGCGCGGCTTCCGCCGCTGCCGCGCCTTGGGCTGCTCCGAGCGGCCACCCCGCACGCTGTCGCCGCTGTTGCCAACGCCGCGCTCTGGCACCCTGGTCCCGCCGCGGAGGGGTGAGGCTGCGCTCAGGCCGGGCTCTAAAAGCACAGGAAGGGACACATCAGCGCCCAGCCTAAGGCTCACCTGAGCAGTTCCTACTTAGTTTTCAAGACTCCCCTCTCCCTGGAAGGCTTCACCCTgcgccctcctcctccctcctacTGCGCCCCCAACCCTGTGCCAGGGCTGTCTCAATGTCCTTTCCTTCCATGCTCTGCCACTTTTATATGGTGCTTCTGGAACGGAAATTGTGAGGCCCTGTGGTCCCCGGTGTGTGCGTCCTTTTCCAAAAGGTAAACTCTGGATAAAGGGTTAAGGCAGCTCCATTTGCTTCTTagaatgtgtgtgcatggtggCCCAGTTTGGTAAACGTTCGCTGTGAGGAATAAGTGTGCGTGGGGGTGACTATCAGATTGGGGAGACTTTGGACCCTTCTTGGAAGTaaagaatgaaggagaagaaacaggtaggggaagaggaggaggaagaagaggaggaggaagaggatgaagaggaagtaagaaaagaaaaactgagagaaGGCTGGGTGCCAAGAAGGTGCGGACTCGGTGACAGGCTCTCCGGAGGCTCCCATCTGCCTCATTTTCCTTTGCAGCCCCAAGCACACTGCACGAAACCCGGCTCCAAGTCTAGGAGCAGGAGCCTTGAGTGTCTCCTGCCTTCACCCCACTTTTGCGCACACTCTTGTCTTCCTGATGAAGTACTCCACCAGCACCAGGGATGCATCCCAGCTTTCTTGGATGTGATGCTTTTAACCCAAATTAACAATAtatgatgaaaacaaaatatttcctgGCTCCTGATTCTAGGCTCAGAAACTGAAGTTCTCTTTGAGAGATGCATAAAGTTGAGGTCCGCATTTGGCTTCTTAAAAAGTAGCCTCTCCCTCCTTTAAGGTCTTTCTGGCAAGTAGGTGGTGTGGGCTTCACCCTGAAGTCCTCCATTCACCCAGGGCGACCTCTACAGCTGAGACTGTGCCCACCAAGAGGCagcattttcttcccttctcaccTCTCTACTGTCTGGGTTTAAGCCGCGTTTGACCCTAACGGTGGATAGAAAGGAAACGCTGAGTTTTCATGGGATCTCATGCCAGGAGAAAACCAGGAGCACGGAGGGGGTGCAAGTTCATGGCAAGAGGGGACAAGGACAGGCCTATTTAGAGCCATTGCGATTGAAACCAGACTCCTAATACCCAAGGCACTGGCATGATCTCCTGAGGGATGGAGCTGTTTGGTATTTAAAGTTTGAGTAAAGAACGACTTCCTTCAGAGATGCCTGTGCTCAGATAAACTGAGGCCATCTCCCCTAGCAAAGAGGAAAAC contains:
- the NKX2-6 gene encoding homeobox protein Nkx-2.6, whose amino-acid sequence is MLLSPVTSTPFSVKDILRLEREQSGSAASPHPRMRKTPENFQYLRMDRELRGSEVHNAGGGGGDRRQDGSEPPGSPCEAVLEMDGERIGEPQPGLSAASPLRGGTRVPERGVGNSGDSVRGGRSEQPKARQRRKPRVLFSQAQVLALERRFKQQRYLSAPEREHLASALQLTSTQVKIWFQNRRYKCKRQRQDKSLELAGHPLAPRRVAVPVLVRDGKPCLGPGPGAPAFPSPYGAVVSPYSCYGGHTGAPYGAGYGGCYAGGPSGPAPHTSLSSAGFGPGGPSATPQGHLAATLQGVRAW